Genomic segment of Calditrichota bacterium:
ATTTCGACTACGCTGGCTGCGAAAAATGGCATGCTTATCAAAAATGCCGAGGCCACGGAGAGAGCGCGTTTGTTGAATATCGTTGTATTTGATAAGACAGGAACGCTCACCAAAGGGGAATTTGGCGTGACAGATATTATTGCGCTGGATGATTGGAGCGGAGACGAAATTTTGGGCAAGGCTGCCGCTCTGGAAATCAATTCCGAGCACGTTATTGCCAGAGGAATTGTCAATGAAGCGCAAAACCGAAAGATAAAATTCGAAAAAACCAATTCTTTTGCAGCCATTCCCGGAAAGGGAGCCAGTGGGAAAATTAACAACAAAGTGCTCTTTGTCGGGAATTGGACGCTGATCAGAGAAAAAAATCTGGCGCAGGGAGAGCCGCCCGAGTCCATCAATAAATTGGCGGAACAGGGAAAAACTGTCATCTTTGTCGCTGACGAGAAAAAGCTCAAGGGTGCAATTGCGCTGGCAGACATGATCCGCGATGAATCTCGTGAAGCTGTGAAAGCCCTGAAAGCGGCAGGTGTACAGGTAGCCATGCTCACCGGCGACAACCGACGCGTGGCGAAATATGTCGCGGAAGAGCTGCAACTGGACACATTTTTTGCCGAAGTTTTGCCTGGCGATAAATCTGAAAAAATCAAAGAACTGCAAGCTAAAGGACTGAAAGTAGCCATGGTCGGAGACGGCATAAATGACGCGCCGGCTCTGGTGCAGTCGGATGTCGGAATCGCCATCGGCGCGGGAACCGATGTCGCGGTTGAATCGGCGAAAGTTGTGTTGGTGAAAAATGATCCGCGTGACATTGCCAAATTAATTATTCTGAGCCGCGCCACGATGAGCAAGATGAAACAGAACTTGATCTGGGCGACTGGCTACAACGCTGTCGCCATCCCGATGGCAGCAGGAGTTCTTCAACCCGTAGGTATTATTCTTCGACCGGAATGGGGAGCGCTTGTCATGGCCATTAGCTCGATTATCGTTGTCGCCAATGCGCTGCTGTTGCGAAAAACGAAATTATAATTAATTGGAGAATGAAATGAAAGAGATCAAAGCTTATATCAAAACAGATAAAGTAGAACAAGTGGTTTATGCCCTTGAGGAAGCCGGAGCGCCAGGAATCACTGTCGTGGAGGTTCATCCCGTGGGATACGGCTTTGACGCAAATTACTTTTCTCGTTCGCCCCAGACAATGCGTCACTTTTTTGCCATTACCAAACTGGAAATAGTGGCAAAGGACGAAGAAGCGCACAAATTTGTGGAAATCATCAGGGAGAAGGCTTACACCGGCTCCAAAGGTGACGGGCTAATCTTTGTCACTCCGGTGGAGATTGCGGTCAAAATCAGGACCGGCGCGGTTGGCGATCTGGGATAAATTATTTTCAAAAACCAAAATTCGCATTATTCGAGGAGGTGATTTACATGATGTTCGGAGGAATGTTTCTATTCTGGATACTTCTTATTGTCGGCGCGGGCTGGTTTTTCAAAAATACAGTCGAACAAAGGCAGCAGAATTCATCGCGGCAATCAGAAGACGCGCTGTCGATCCTGCGAAATAGATACGCCAAAGGTGAAATAAGCAAAGAGGAATTCGACGAGCGAAAAACTGCTCTCGTCTAATATGCCCGTTAAGTTAATGAATCCAGATAACGAATCAGATAGATTGAGATGAAACATAAATTAAGCCAACTGCCGCTATGATCAATGAAGAAAAACCAGGAATCATAGCGGCATTTTTTTGATTTTTTAAGAGGATCAAAAGAACCGGCGCGCTTCTTATGAATCGCACTAATTGTTACTCTTTTTAAGAATAATGCACAATGGGTTGTAGAATATTCTGCAATTTCACTAAAAATTTTAAATTGAAACTTAAAAAAGTTACGTTGTTAACATTTGATAATATTGAAGATACACTACCTGTTTGATTTTGGGAACGCTAATTGCTATAACAGAGGCAAAACTGAATTGTGATCATTTAACATAAAGGAGAAAAAAATGATGCACGGATTTGGAATGGGTTGGGGATGGGGAGGTATGGTTTTCCAAATATTATTTTTTGGAGGAATAATTCTCGTAATCATTTGGGGAATTCGTACCTTCACCAATCAAAATCGGCAATCCCCCTTTGGACCCGCTAACAATTCTTCAGCAATTGACATATTGAAAAAGCGGTATGCCCAGGGCGAAATTGACAAAAAGGAATTTGAAGAGAAAATGCGCGATTTAAGCCAATAACAAATTAGCAAACATGGTGACAAACTTCCTGAAGGAGGTGAGCAAAATGGCAAAAGACCCGGTCTGTGGTATGCAGGTTGATGAAAATGCAGCGCCGGCAGTGTCTGTTTTCAAGGGCACGACCTATTATTTTTGCTGTCAATCCTGTAAACAACAATTTGAAGAAGAGCCGGAAAAATATACAGGGAAGTGAGTTTCTTACTTTTTCTGATTGATTGTTCAGCACGGTGAGCGCAAAAAACGGATTGTAATTCTCAAAACAGGGGCGCAAAGTAATGTTTACAGAAAATTTTGCTTTGCGTCTTCTGCTATTTTAATTCACAGATGATTATACGGAGTTTCAAATTATGGCAATAGCGAAAAATCATTATTTTCGAAAAATTATTTTGCTTGCTTTTTTTTCAATACTTGTTATATTTAATGGCTGTATGATGATGGGAGCCCGGGCAGGTAGGGCGATCATAAATTCTAACCACTCCGGCCGACCGGATCGAATTAAAGAAGTGAATAAAGGGGATGTCGTTGACGATTTACTGCGGCAAATGGTTGCGGATTTAAATCAGAGACAACTGAGCATCTCTAATATTGCTGTTTGGCAAATCAAGTCAAAAACCGCCGGCATCGACGTAGAAATGATTCGTCAAAAACTTACTGCCAAATTAGTCAATCAAACGAAATTTAAGGTCATTGCCAGGGAAAGGCTCAACGAGCTGCTCAAAGAACATAATTTATCGCTTTCTGGCACGATCGATGAAAAAAGCGCCGTCGAAATAGGCCGATTAATCAGCGTTGAAGGATTTATCGACGGCTACGTTAGTCTGAATAATAATCTGCTCTCTGTGAGTTTGACATTAATCGAAACGAAATCCGGGGCTATCGTCTGGGCAAAGACGGCGGAAAGTGAATATCGTTAAGGAACCGGTAAATCGGCTGTGACAGAATCAATTCGGATATCGTGATGATTTACCATAATAATATTATCGATTCGGTCTCATATCTTTCTACTTTTGAAATTCAAGTCAAAAATTATGGCCATGAAAAATCAGAATCTTTTTGATGTCTTAATAATCGGCGCCGGACCTGCCGGACTTACTGCTTCTATTTTTGCGCACGATAAAAATTTCAACGTCGCGCTTGTGGAAGGTTTAGAAGCAGGGGGACAGCTAAAAAATCTCTATCCGCATAAACCTGTGTACAACTATCCGGGATACGCGAACATTAAAGCCGGGAAGTTGGCAAATTATATGCTGCATCAAGTAAAGGAGAAGGGCATCACCGTTTGGGAGCAAGAACCTGTTAGCCAACTTGTTTCATTAAAAAATGGCCGCTTTTTGGCAAAGTCGACAAATCTGGAATTAGAATCAAAAGCCATTATCTTAACATGCGGCATGGGATTGCTTGAACCACGAAAATTGGAAGTTCCCGGCGAAACCGAGCTTCAGGACAAAATGATTTTTTATACTCTCAAAAATCTGGAACAATGGGCCAATCAAAAAGTTCTCATCGTTGGGGGCGGTAACAGCGCGCTGGACAATGCTTTGCTGCTGCTGGAAAGTCAATGCCACGTTACTGTCATTCATAAATCTGACAAATTTCAAGCCGAACCCGCCACTGTAGAGGAACTTGAAAAGAAAAAAATCGAACTTCTGCGCGGCTGGCACGTCACACAAGTGGAAAAATCTTCTGACGGGAAATTGAAAATTAGCGCGCAATCTACTGACGGAACCCATCAGAAAGACTTTATTTCAGACAAAATGTTGATCAACATCGGTCTGAAACCGCGTATCGATTTTTTGAAAAGCTTAAACTTGGACTTGAAAGGCAGGCAGGTTTTGGTAAATTCGGAAATGCAAACAACGACCCCCGGCGTTTTTGCCTGCGGCGACGTTGTGAGTTATCCCGGAAAAGTGCGTCTTATCGTTACTGCCATTGGCGAGGCTGCCACCTCGGTAAATAGTCTGGGAATTTATTTAAAATCATTATCAAATTAACATTCGTAGGTAAATTATGAGACAGGGTAAATCTTCTCAAATACGGCAAGTTTTATTTTTATTCCCTCGCACAAAATTCGCGAAAAAATTATTATCGCTTTACCTGGCGAATGGATTTCAGGTCATATTATTTAACTTAACAGAAAAGAAAAAACAATTCCTTCCGGAAGATGATATTGCCCCGGCAGAATCTCTCAAAATAATCAAAGTTGGCGATCAACCACTTTCAAATTGGAAAAATTTTTCCCAGCCGCTGATGAATCAAATTCAGAATTCCCGGCTCATTATTAACTTTGTCGGGAAGGATTTATTACGGGTGAAAATAAAAAATAAAGATGAAGACTGGAATATCGACACAAAAAATCCGATTCAAGTCCGAATGGCGTTCATAGATAGTTTGCTGAAAAATCTGGCATCGGATCGTCGTTACGTTTGGATAAATCTGGCGATCGGAATGATGGGACGTGCTCATGACAAAAATATTTTTTGCAACACGCGCTACGGACTGACTGGTCTGAAAACTGTGATTCAAATGAACCCTTCCCTCTCTGACATCGAAATTATTAATATTTGCCTCACATCTTTCAGAAATAAATCAGGCAAGGCAACAATGGAACACTGCGCTAATTGCCTCACTGATAAATTTGAGGAAGAAATAGATCACATTTCCGATGACGACGACTTCGCTGATCTTTTGCTGGAAAAGAGCCTCCAGTCTTTACAGCAACAACGTTAAATTATCGAAAATTTACCGCACTGAGTGCCAGTGCTCTTATTAAATTTTACATTGTATTTTCAATGCGTCGTATTTTAGATTACCCTGCCAATTTTATTTTTCCCCAAAAATCAAATTGACTTTTCCCGGCCAACTTGCGCACGCACTTCACAATTGCTCTCCATTCATTTCCATGATAAATCGGCTGCTTCTATCCACCGCAACAATCCGCATTTTCCCTTTCCAGCGTGTTGACTTTTTGTATAATAGTCTAACAGATTGTAGAATAATCTACAAAAATAATTTATTGGCCAGAGAAACTACCTTCTTCTATTGTTTTTAACTTTATGATAATCAAATAGTTAATACGCGTTAAAAATTCATGGCATAACTTTTGACAATAGAAAAGTACAATTAAAAATGTTGTACTCATTTAAACAGGAGAAATTAAAATGAGAAAATTACTATTAACTCTGGTAATGGGCTTGAGTTTGACGTTAGTCAGCGGATTGGCAATTGCACAGCACACTCATGGGGCCCAAAAAAGCGACACTCTTAAGGTTGGCAAATCACCTCAGATGATGATGTCAATGCAGGAAAAGATGACGCAAGAGAATTCTCATCCACGCCGCATGATGGCTGACAGTGCAAAAAAATGCGACATGATGGGCAAAAAAATGATGGGTAAAGGAAAAATGGGCGGCAAAATGATGATGCAGGGGCAGATGGGCAAAGGCATGATGCAAGGCCACATGGGAAAAGCCATGATGCAGGGAAAAATGGGCTCTGGCATGAACGAGATGGGAATGAATGATCCCGTTATGATGACACTCCACACCGCCGGTTGCCCGGGATACTTGTTAAAAGTCAGCGACAAACTTGAACTTTCTGCTTCTCAAAAAGCCCAATTCGATGCTTTAAAAACCAATTTCAAAAAATTTGCCGTCAAGAAGAACGCCGACATCAAAGTCGCAAAGATTGAATTGAATGAACTGTTGGGTAATGAAAAATTTGACAGCAAAAAAATCAAATCTCAAATTTCAAAAATTGAATCTTTGCAATCTGACTTGCGCGTTGAAATGTTGAAGACGATTGAAAAAAGCCGCTCTTTTTTGAGACAGGACCAGCTTAACAAGTTGAAAGAATTGAGAAATGATAGCGGTATGGGCACGTGCACGATGAAACACAACATGATGAAATAACAAAACATTTTTCAAATGAAAAGTGTTGAACAATTTCCGTCGTTCAGCACTTTTCAATTTTTAAAATCTTTAAGGAGCACAAAATGAGTTATTACTTTTCAAAACAAATCGATCTTTCTTTTGAGGACGCTATTGACAAAGTCACAGAAGAATTGAAAAAAGAAGGTTTTGGCATTCTGACAGAAATCGATGTCAAAGCGACTCTGAAGAAAAAATTAGACGTGGATTTCAAAAAATACCAGATTCTTGGCGCTTGCAATCCGCCTTTTGCTTATGAAGCTTTAAAAAGTGAAAACATGATTGGTACGATGTTGCCTTGCAACGTAATCGTTCAAGAAGCTGACGGCGGAAAAACAGAAGTCACTGCTGTGGATCCTGTGAGTTCCATGCAGGCAATCGACAACCCGAAACTCAATGAAATCGCCAATAAAATACAACAAAAATTGAAAACAGTTATCAATAATATTTAACCTTTTCTATTCCAAGAAAAGTTGAAAGGAATTTTAAAATGAAAAAATTATTCTTACTATTGATTATGATGGGAATCGCTGCCCTCCCGGTTTTCGCCCAGGGGCACGGACACGGCCAAGGCGGCGGACATCACGGCATGTGGCCTGATTCTCTGGAAACAGTTACTGTAACCGGAACAGCGATTGTCGATTCCAACTTTTTTATGCCAATGTATTACCTGGACGTTGACAACGACGACGTCGCTGATTACATGCTTTCTTTTGGCCCTTACTGGTACCAGCCATCTTCCGGCGCACAACGCCCTGCAAATGGCGAACAAGTTACCATTTTGGGGGCGCTCCAGGGATTTGAAAACAATTTTAACGTGATAATTGTTTACGAAATCAACGGGTTAGAATGGCGAGAGCCAATCGAAGGCGGCATGCACGGCTGGGACGGAGACCATTTTTGGGGTGACACTCACGATGACACGACTGTCACGGGCGTGCTGTTAGTTGACAGTACCTATTTTTATTACCATTATTTTCTGGATACCGATAACGATCAATACCCTGATTTTAAGCTAAATTTGGGTCCGCCCTGGTATATCGACCAAAATAAAGATTTGCTGCCGGGGAATAACGAAAATATCACTGTTACCGGCGCTTTGCACGATGAGATGATGATGGATATTCCCTCTCTCATGGTATTTGAAATTAACGGCACCGAGTGGCGCAATCCCACAGGTCCGCCTCCGTGGAGCGGAAACTGGCTCTTTCGCGGCGGAAGCGACACCGGCTATGTTTTCAGCCCCACGGATAGTCTCGATTGGATGGCTCATCCTCCCGGTTCAATGATGGGAATGATGATGGGCGGCGGTTTTTTCCCGGATTCTGTCTATTGCCAATTTGAAGAAATTCATCCAGAAAATTTACCCGGTTTTCCGGATTCAACAATTTTTGCCGGTTATTACATGAATATGTACGATCCTTCAGGTCAGTCAATGATGAGCGGCGGAGGCATGATGGGCGGAGCGAATGGCATGCGTTTCAATCAACCCACTACTTTTCATTTTCATTACGAAGATGATCAGTTGACGCAAATGAATTTGTCGGAAAATCAGTTACACCTGAAATATTGGGACGATAGTTCTTCCCAGTGGCGAGAAGTGAACAACTATTCGCTCGATCGAGAAAACAATGAGATTCTTTTTCAGAACGATGAGATGTTCAACTATTACGCGATTTTCGGAGACGTCACTTTGACTGATGTGATGCTGGATAATCCGACGACAGCACCGGAGAATTTTACATTGCACCAGAATTATCCCAATCCCTTCAATCCGGAGACAACGATTAAATTTAATATTCCGGAACAGAATTTTGTTCAGTTGTCGATTTACAACCTGCTGGGACAAAAGATAAGAACACTCGTCGCTCAGAATTTAATCTCTGGTTCTCACGAAGTAAAATGGGACGGAAAAGATGAGTTCTCAAACCCTGTTCCTTCAGGAATTTATTTCGCCCAGTTGCAGGTTAATAATCGCAAGCAAACAGTCAAATTAAATCTGATAAAATAATTTTCATTTCAAAAAATGACAAAAGAGAGAAACTATCTCAAAAATCAACCAAAATGAACTGAATGTCGTTTGCCAGCAAGCATTTTAGCGGTGTTTGCTGGCAAAAAACACCAAAAATCACACATACAATCGTTTAAGTATGAAATATTATAATTTATTTTTCAAATAGTCACTGTTCTATATTTTAAACCATAATTTTTCTATATTTTATCAGGAACATTCGCATTCAATTCAAGTAAAAAAAGGGAATCTGTTTCAATTTCTTTTTAGCCCTTGTCTTCAAGTTAAGACACGAAATAAAATTTCAACTGTTGAACAAAATAATTTAAAAAAACGCACTACAAGGACTTAATTAAGCTGAAAGGATTGAGAATGCGAATGTGGAACAAATTAGTTTATGAATCTCACGAGCAGATGATGTTCGGAAAATCTTTGCATCCTGTAAAATGTGGTTTTGGCATTACCATCGGCGACGGAACTGTTCTGCCTGAGGTCAATTACACTGTGCCTCCGATGGAGGTTTCTCCGGAAAAAGAAGGCCGAATTTTGCAAGAATATGAAACGATTGTGCAAGGCGTTTTGTCCCGAATGGTTACTT
This window contains:
- a CDS encoding heavy metal translocating P-type ATPase, whose protein sequence is VGVGTFIFWGIIMNQPTVFALTLAITVIVIACPHALGLAIPTVTTISTTLAAKNGMLIKNAEATERARLLNIVVFDKTGTLTKGEFGVTDIIALDDWSGDEILGKAAALEINSEHVIARGIVNEAQNRKIKFEKTNSFAAIPGKGASGKINNKVLFVGNWTLIREKNLAQGEPPESINKLAEQGKTVIFVADEKKLKGAIALADMIRDESREAVKALKAAGVQVAMLTGDNRRVAKYVAEELQLDTFFAEVLPGDKSEKIKELQAKGLKVAMVGDGINDAPALVQSDVGIAIGAGTDVAVESAKVVLVKNDPRDIAKLIILSRATMSKMKQNLIWATGYNAVAIPMAAGVLQPVGIILRPEWGALVMAISSIIVVANALLLRKTKL
- a CDS encoding P-II family nitrogen regulator; this translates as MKEIKAYIKTDKVEQVVYALEEAGAPGITVVEVHPVGYGFDANYFSRSPQTMRHFFAITKLEIVAKDEEAHKFVEIIREKAYTGSKGDGLIFVTPVEIAVKIRTGAVGDLG
- a CDS encoding SHOCT domain-containing protein, whose product is MMFGGMFLFWILLIVGAGWFFKNTVEQRQQNSSRQSEDALSILRNRYAKGEISKEEFDERKTALV
- a CDS encoding SHOCT domain-containing protein translates to MMHGFGMGWGWGGMVFQILFFGGIILVIIWGIRTFTNQNRQSPFGPANNSSAIDILKKRYAQGEIDKKEFEEKMRDLSQ
- a CDS encoding YHS domain-containing protein; this encodes MAKDPVCGMQVDENAAPAVSVFKGTTYYFCCQSCKQQFEEEPEKYTGK
- a CDS encoding NAD(P)/FAD-dependent oxidoreductase, translated to MKNQNLFDVLIIGAGPAGLTASIFAHDKNFNVALVEGLEAGGQLKNLYPHKPVYNYPGYANIKAGKLANYMLHQVKEKGITVWEQEPVSQLVSLKNGRFLAKSTNLELESKAIILTCGMGLLEPRKLEVPGETELQDKMIFYTLKNLEQWANQKVLIVGGGNSALDNALLLLESQCHVTVIHKSDKFQAEPATVEELEKKKIELLRGWHVTQVEKSSDGKLKISAQSTDGTHQKDFISDKMLINIGLKPRIDFLKSLNLDLKGRQVLVNSEMQTTTPGVFACGDVVSYPGKVRLIVTAIGEAATSVNSLGIYLKSLSN
- a CDS encoding DUF302 domain-containing protein, with the translated sequence MSYYFSKQIDLSFEDAIDKVTEELKKEGFGILTEIDVKATLKKKLDVDFKKYQILGACNPPFAYEALKSENMIGTMLPCNVIVQEADGGKTEVTAVDPVSSMQAIDNPKLNEIANKIQQKLKTVINNI
- a CDS encoding T9SS type A sorting domain-containing protein, with translation MKKLFLLLIMMGIAALPVFAQGHGHGQGGGHHGMWPDSLETVTVTGTAIVDSNFFMPMYYLDVDNDDVADYMLSFGPYWYQPSSGAQRPANGEQVTILGALQGFENNFNVIIVYEINGLEWREPIEGGMHGWDGDHFWGDTHDDTTVTGVLLVDSTYFYYHYFLDTDNDQYPDFKLNLGPPWYIDQNKDLLPGNNENITVTGALHDEMMMDIPSLMVFEINGTEWRNPTGPPPWSGNWLFRGGSDTGYVFSPTDSLDWMAHPPGSMMGMMMGGGFFPDSVYCQFEEIHPENLPGFPDSTIFAGYYMNMYDPSGQSMMSGGGMMGGANGMRFNQPTTFHFHYEDDQLTQMNLSENQLHLKYWDDSSSQWREVNNYSLDRENNEILFQNDEMFNYYAIFGDVTLTDVMLDNPTTAPENFTLHQNYPNPFNPETTIKFNIPEQNFVQLSIYNLLGQKIRTLVAQNLISGSHEVKWDGKDEFSNPVPSGIYFAQLQVNNRKQTVKLNLIK